From Deltaproteobacteria bacterium:
CAAGGCTCTCTGGATCGGGCTGCCACGCATGGACGACATCGCCGAGTTCTTCAAAGTCTTTGCCAAGCTTGCTGAAGGACCCTAACATCTCACGTCACCGTGTCCAGCGAACACTTCTCGGGCAGGATCAGGGCTGGTCAACCCAAACTTCTCCTCGGCGGGAAACCGTGCCGAGAGCCGATAGACCATCTCGACCAGCTCGATTGATCTCTTCCACACTTCCAAGTCCCGATAACTTTTTAACTTGCTCATAGTCCGCAACCATCCTCCCATTTCTGGCCACCAGCCACCGGCCACTGGTCACCGTAATATCGGGCTCGCCGAAGATGACGAACAGGTTGCCCTTGCCGGTGTTCTTCAACTCCTCGGACATGTGGAGGTCGGCGTTCATTCGGGCGCGCAAGATGGGGACTTCGGGCTGCGGGCTGAGCCCGCGCTGAGAGCGCCCCGCGCTGCGTCGGGCACGACATTGCCGGTGACCGGGGCTGAGATCCTTCGCCGCTTCGGCGGCTTCTGAAAGTCCGAAGTCAAGACCCCGAACCCGCTGGCCCGACCTCTTGCGAGATCATCGGCGCGGGAGGGGATATCGTTTTCAAGCAACCGAGGAACGTCACCATCCCCCACGTCTTCTGCACGGTGCCGACGGTCGAGGGGCCGGGAGGAGTGGTGCGACGCCTGCACGAAGCGCTCGCCGCTTGAGAGATCGCCGCCGACACTATTGGCCGGCCGCCACCGATAGCAAGCCGTGGCGCACCATGTGCTCGTGGACGAGCGTCGCGACCACGTGATCTCCCTCCTCGTTGTGATGGCCCTGGCGTTGAGCCAAGAGATCCTCGTAGGGCCGGGCGCCGAGGTAGCGCGCGATGCCGGGGGTGAGATCGAGAGAGTCGATGCCGTCGCGCGCCAGCGCGTAGGTCAGGTGCTGCGTCAGCGATCGGCCCGTCTTCCGCTCATAATCGTATGAGCTCGGCGCGGGAAACACGACGACGAGACAGCGCTTGCCGCGCGTCCGGCAGAGGTCGGCGAACTTCCGCATGATGCCGCGTGTGACCTCGAGCCCTTGCGAGGAATGGCCGGGGGTGAGGAAATCGCTCCAGTTCGGTCGCCCGCGCATGCGCGCCAGCACACGCTCGCTCGTCGCCAACCTCAACAAAACCAGCGTGAACGGAAAGCGGACGACGGCCGGGCCGAGACGGCTACCAGGCAAAAAGGTCTCATGCTTCAGAAACCGCTCCGGAGCGACGGCGAACGTCGGAAAGTCCACAGCCTCGACGCGCGGCAGCTGGATCAGCTGGAGACGGTCGCCGTCGACCACGAACCGTGGCTTGAAGCCGGTTGGCGTGTTGATGAACTCGAACTGGACGTACTGGCTGACGTTGCGGAGCACGTCGCGGACGAAGAATCCGAGGATCGTCACCGGC
This genomic window contains:
- a CDS encoding four helix bundle protein, encoding MSKLKSYRDLEVWKRSIELVEMVYRLSARFPAEEKFGLTSPDPAREVFAGHGDVRC